One window of the Triticum dicoccoides isolate Atlit2015 ecotype Zavitan chromosome 3B, WEW_v2.0, whole genome shotgun sequence genome contains the following:
- the LOC119281318 gene encoding SUN domain-containing protein 5-like, whose translation MSKKKREGGGGGKGGGGGAHQHRGGGGGPTAVTDVLSMDGGLREVSVSVVFSVWCLLFLLRSQFLNSQTDDPSDFYGERDNYCKVMPLEAYIFPADNASSPTCQSSSSPHRPAEVLPPSNASGGNSSTEAAFVELDEFRSRILQGKADNDSGRHHQRVADGATHRLEPSGAEYNYAAASKGAKVLAHNKEAKGAANILDGDKDRYLRNPCSADDKFVVVQLSEETLVHTVALANLEHYSSNFRDLELYGSLSYPGEAWELLGRFTAENAKHAQRFVLAEPRWTRYLRLRLVSHYGSGFYCILSYLEVYGIDAVERMLQDFVVSHSPDADAAKAAADARKDSGHNDTAGSQVNARQVEGSGRNDSAGDVAKNNGSRVADGKPAQAQGKEAVKQATGRVHGDVVLKILMQKLRSLELGLSTLEDYTKVLNQRYGGKLPDLHNGLTQTGKELEKMKADVEELVEWKDKVARDVGELRDWKSSVSRKLDHLVRENAAMRWDVEEMRSIQETLQNKELAVLSISLFLACVALFKLACDRLLLLFASKEEEDGAGTGWMLVLAASSLTTLIVLLYS comes from the exons ATGAgcaagaagaagagagaaggaggcggaggaggaaaaGGCGGTGGGGGAGGGGCTCATCAGcacaggggaggcggcggcgggccgACGGCGGTAACGGATGTGCTCTCCATGGACGGCGGCCTCCGCGAGGTGTCGGTCTCGGTCGTCTTCTCCGTCTGGTGTCTCCTTTTCCTCCTGCGCTCCCAGTTCCTCAACAGCCAGACCGACGACCCTTCCG ATTTCTACGGCGAGCGCGACAACTACTGCAAGGTCATGCCACTGGAGGCATACATATTCCCGGCCGATAACGCCTCCTCCCCGACGTGCCAATCCTCCTCCTCGCCGCACCGCCCAGCTGAAGTGCTACCACCGTCCAACGCAAGCGGCGGCAACTCGTCGACCGAGGCGGCCTTTGTGGAGCTGGACGAGTTCCGGAGCCGCATCCTGCAGGGCAAGGCCGACAACGACAGCGGCCGGCACCACCAGCGCGTCGCCGACGGCGCCACGCACCGCCTCGAGCCTAGCGGCGCCGAGTACAACTACGCGGCGGCGTCCAAGGGAGCCAAGGTGCTCGCCCATAACAAGGAGGCCAAGGGCGCCGCGAACATCCTCGACGGCGACAAGGACCGCTACCTCCGCAACCCGTGCTCCGCtgacgacaagttcgtcgtggtgcaGCTCTCCGAGGAGACGCTGGTCCACACCGTGGCGCTGGCTAACCTGGAGCACTACTCCTCCAACTTCAGAGACCTGGAGCTGTACGGCAGCCTGAGCTACCCGGGGGAGGCGTGGGAGCTGCTGGGGCGGTTCACGGCGGAGAACGCCAAGCACGCTCAGCGCTTCGTGCTGGCGGAGCCCCGGTGGACGCGCTACCTCCGGCTGCGCCTCGTCAGCCACTACGGCTCCGGGTTCTACTGCATCCTCAGCTACCTCGAGGTGTACGGCATCGACGCCGTGGAGCGGATGCTGCAGGACTTCGTCGTCAGCCACAGCCCCGACGCGGACGCCGCAAAGGCCGCCGCCGACGCCCGTAAGGACAGCGGCCACAACGACACCGCCGGCTCCCAGGTCAACGCCAGGCAGGTGGAGGGCAGCGGGCGGAACGACAGCGCCGGCGACGTGGCCAAGAACAACGGCTCGAGGGTGGCGGACGGGAAGCCCGCGCAGGCGCAGGGCAAGGAGGCGGTGAAGCAGGCGACGGGGCGGGTGCACGGCGACGTGGTGCTCAAGATCCTGATGCAGAAGCTGAGGTCCCTGGAGCTGGGGCTGTCGACGCTGGAGGACTACACCAAGGTGCTGAACCAGAGGTACGGCGGCAAGCTGCCGGACCTGCACAACGGGCTGACGCAGACAGGCAAGGAGCTGGAGAAGATGAAGGCGGACGTGGaggagctggtggagtggaaggACAAGGTG GCGAGGGATGTGGGAGAGCTGAGGGACTGGAAATCAAGCGTCTCGCGGAAACTAGACCATCTGGTCAGGGAGAACGCGGCGATGAG GTGGGATGTGGAGGAGATGAGGAGCATCCAGGAGACGCTTCAGAACAAGGAGCTGGCGGTGCTTTCCATCAGCCTCTTCTTGGCGTGCGTCGCGCTCTTCAAGCTGGCGTGCGACCGCTTGCTGCTGCTCTtcgccagcaaggaggaggaggacggggcagGGACGGGGTGGATGCTCGTGTTGGCGGCCAGCAGCCTCACCACCCTCATCGTGCTGCTCTACAGCTGA
- the LOC119276212 gene encoding uncharacterized protein LOC119276212 — protein MAARLAQLRTKAAQAAEFASKHGGAYYKEAMEKNKQYVVQPPSVEKCQELSKQLFYTRLASLPGRYEALWKEVDGVKQLWKNRKELRVEDLGIATLFGVELYAWFCIGEIAGRGFTLTGYKV, from the exons atggcggcgaggctcGCGCAGCTGCGGACCAAGGCGGCGCAGGCGGCGGAATTCGCCTCGAAGCACGGCGGCGCCTACTACAAGGAGGCGATGGAGAAGAACAAGCAGTACGTCGTGCAGCCTCCCTCCGTGGAGAAGTGCCAGGAGCTCTCCAAGCAGCTCTTCTACACGCGCCTCGCTAG TCTACCAGGCCGCTATGAAGCATTGTGGAAGGAGGTTGATGGTGTCAAGCAGCTTTGGAAGAATAGGAAGGAGCTCAGGGTGGAGGACCTTGGAATTGCAACACTGTTTGGGGTTGAGCTTTATGCATGGTTCTGCATAGGCGAGATTGCAGGCAGAGGATTCACCTTAACCGGCTATAAGGTCTGA